One window of Miscanthus floridulus cultivar M001 unplaced genomic scaffold, ASM1932011v1 os_1846_1_2, whole genome shotgun sequence genomic DNA carries:
- the LOC136534360 gene encoding large ribosomal subunit protein uL2z-like: MYTGQFIYCGHHATLSIGDVPPLRRILKGTVIRNAEHHTADGGAPPLGTTPSLSATTPTATPPPGRPGTTPSSSAATLTTASGQETPPAKGGTQRTTVKSTTYGAL, encoded by the coding sequence atgtacacgggccagttcatctactgcggccaccatgccacgctctccatcggcgacgtcccgCCGCTCCGCAGGATCCTCAAAGGCACCGTCATCCGCAACGCCGAGCACCACACTGCTGACGGTGGCGCCCCTCcactggggactacgccatcgttgtCAGCCACAACCCCGACGGCGACGCCTCCAccagggcgtccagggactacgccatcatcgtcagctgcaaccctgacaacggcgtcagggcaggaaacgcctcccgccaaaggagggacACAGCGAACGACGGTAAAGTCGACGACGTACGGCGCCCTCTAG
- the LOC136534361 gene encoding uncharacterized protein, with translation MEAYCQEVRRLEDRFDGLKLNHIPRLLNEAADTLMKAVSYREPVPAGVFAGDQHKPSIRYAGSEQADDGPSSPTPGANPSTAPPDTEVMELEEDPAAESDPPDDWRMLYLDYLLRDILPANKTEARWLARRAKSFVLVEGELYKRSHIEILQLCIPSEQGKLLLSNIHGGICGHHAAPRTLVGNAFR, from the coding sequence atggaggcatactgtcaagaagtccgacggctggaggacagattcgacggcctcaaactcaatcacatcccaaggctcCTCAACGAAGCAGCAGACACGCTCATGAAAGCAGTGTCCTACCGAGAGCCAGTCCCAGCAGGCGTCTTTGCcggcgatcaacacaaaccctcgataCGCTACGCGGGGTCAGAACAAGCTGACGACGGCCCATCTAGTCCAACCCCAGGGGCCAATCCATCAACTGCTCCGCCCGACACcgaggttatggagcttgaagaggacccagcagcggagtccgaccctcccgacgactggagaatgctttacctcgactacctcctccgcgacaTACTACCAGCAAACAAGACGGAAGCTCGATGGCTTGCGCgccgtgccaagtccttcgttcttgtagagggcgaactctacaaacggagtcacatcgagattctgcaactctgtatccctagcgaacagggaaaacttctgctaagCAATATCCATGGTGGAATCTGCGGTCATCACGccgcaccaaggaccttggttgggaatgcatttcgataa